The following is a genomic window from Nitrospira sp..
TTGGATAGCCGGTTCAAGCGGACAAGCGGAGTTTTCCCGATTAATTCGGTAATTTCTTTATGCATGATCATTGTCACCGGCCGCCTCCCATGTAAAAGAGGAACTCGACCAGATCGCCCTCTTTCAGGGTGGTGGTGGCGAGATGCTCCCGCTCGACCATCTTATCGTTCACTTCGACCGCCACCATCTGCGGATCAATCTTCTTCAGTGTCAGCAAATCGAGGACGCTGCCGCTCTGGATGTCCTCGGATTTCCCGTTGACCTTGACCTGCATGGATTCTCCCAAGTTGGCCTAGAGATTAAGGAATTCGGTGACGTTAACAAAGAGTCTCCGTCCTTGTCAAGGCAACGAAGGCCCGTCGCGTTGCTTGACTTTCATTCCGCTCCCCATACACTATGCGGCCCTCTCGGAGGCGCCGTCGATGTGGAAGCAAAATTTTATGTTTCGGGTTCTTGAAGCCACTCCGCTCAAGGAGTCTGAGCAAGAACTGTTTCATGAAACCGACCCAGCGATGGATAGCGCTGGATTGCAATTAGAGAAGTTTTTGTCCGTTTGGATTCAGGGCGACGGGGAGGACGACAAGCCGTCGGCCTATACCAGCGTCTATGTCCGCACCGCCACGCTGGATTTTCAGAAACGAGTGGGGTTCCTTCAGCCTCTTCAAGGGCGGTCGCATCAGATCAAGCAGCAGCTGACCGCCGGTCAGAAAGCTTTTCTGCGTGGCTGGCTCAGTACCCATTCCATTCAGGCGTGGGACGCGTCCGACGATCATTTTCGAGATCTCTTCGAAGTCGAATGACGAGGCGGTGCTGGCCAGTCTTCTATCGCTGTTCCCTTCGGTGCCTGCTCTGCGTGGTCTGTGTGATCGGTGGTCCCGCCGGTTCAGTTGTCGCCGCGACGATAGAAGTCTATTACGCGCCTGAAGATGAGCCGCTGGCCAGGCTGTCAAAGATCTACGATCATGCGTCGCGCTATATTTACGTCGCCGTGTATGCCCTGACTTCGCCGCTGGCGGTGAAGGGGTTGGTCGATGCGAAGAAGCGCGGCTTGGATGTGCGTGTCATTACCGATCGCGAGCGGCTGAACGACCAGAAGCAACGAACGGCCGTCGAGACATTGCATCTGGCCGGCATTCCTGTCCTGGTGAATCAGCATGATGGACTGATGCATCTCAAACAAGTGGTGATCGATGACGAGATCAATGCTTCCGGGTCGATGAATCATACAGGCAGCGGGAATCGATACAACGATGAGCGGCTGGACGTGATTCACGATCATGCGATCACAACCAAGGCGCGCGAGAAGTTTCTCGCGATGTGGGAAGACGAGCAGCGCTTTCATCGATGGACACCGTAGGCGGGGCGCACATGGCAGGAACCATCGTCGAGACAGACATTGCCGTGGTCGGGGCCGGGGGCGGAGGCGCCGTGCTGGCGCTTGCGCTGGCTCAGAAGGGGATCAAGACTATCGTTCTGGAGCAGGCTTTGGGACCGCCGCAAGGATTGCGTGGTGAAATCCTCCAGCCGAACGGGCAATTAGTATTGGATCGTCTGGGTTTGCTGAATAAGCTGCCGGTGGAATCTACCCGGCCGATCCGCATGTTTCATTTCTGCCGGGCGGGTGGAGAACGGCTGTGCACGATCGATTATGGCGTGCTGCCCGCGCCCTATAACCAGGCCGTGGTGACGTTGCCGAATGTGGCGCATCACGCCATTCTCGACGCCATTCAGGCGGAACCGTCGGTCTCGCTCTGGTATGGCACCAGCTTTGTGAGTCTGGTGAAGGAGGGCGGGCAGGTGAAGGGCCTGACCGCCAAACGCGGTGACGAAGAGGTTACCA
Proteins encoded in this region:
- a CDS encoding Putative Thiamine biosynthesis protein ThiS (Evidence 3 : Putative function from multiple computational evidences; MaGe:77311031) → MQVKVNGKSEDIQSGSVLDLLTLKKIDPQMVAVEVNDKMVEREHLATTTLKEGDLVEFLFYMGGGR
- a CDS encoding hypothetical protein (Evidence 4 : Unknown function but conserved in other organisms; MaGe:77311032) — translated: MWKQNFMFRVLEATPLKESEQELFHETDPAMDSAGLQLEKFLSVWIQGDGEDDKPSAYTSVYVRTATLDFQKRVGFLQPLQGRSHQIKQQLTAGQKAFLRGWLSTHSIQAWDASDDHFRDLFEVE
- a CDS encoding hypothetical protein (Evidence 5 : Unknown function; MaGe:77311034), which gives rise to MAGSVPIPFRRGTRPTIIFEISSKSNDEAVLASLLSLFPSVPALRGLCDRWSRRFSCRRDDRSLLRA
- a CDS encoding PLD phosphodiesterase domain-containing protein (MaGe:77311033); protein product: MTRRCWPVFYRCSLRCLLCVVCVIGGPAGSVVAATIEVYYAPEDEPLARLSKIYDHASRYIYVAVYALTSPLAVKGLVDAKKRGLDVRVITDRERLNDQKQRTAVETLHLAGIPVLVNQHDGLMHLKQVVIDDEINASGSMNHTGSGNRYNDERLDVIHDHAITTKAREKFLAMWEDEQRFHRWTP